One stretch of Arachis hypogaea cultivar Tifrunner chromosome 20, arahy.Tifrunner.gnm2.J5K5, whole genome shotgun sequence DNA includes these proteins:
- the LOC114926112 gene encoding uncharacterized protein, whose translation MGFDKSFVVDALGHSGGIWCLWDSSVWSVDVLEHDRQYIHLKVSGNNWSPWLFTAVYGSAQKVTRRALWNSLETYASNVNLPWCLLGDFNAMLHNHEKPGGTINNNQSAYKEFQECISTCGLVDLGYSGWPFTWKKGNLAKRLDRGLSNLEWQIAFPGAYVKHLPMLKSDHSPICLQLHIAMTQNRGRRPFCFHAAWITHPDFGNVVDTSWNVKNSWDEGILDFKNKIKEWNSSVFGNIFKRKHRILRRLQGIATSLGYSQDSFLEKLQKDLWLECENILIQEEILWFQKARCKWIKFGDRNTKFFHGSTMIRRRRNKITSLQNDNGD comes from the coding sequence ATGGGTTTTGATAAATCCTTTGTTGTGGATGCTCTGGGTCACTCTGGAGGAATATGGTGTCTTTGGGACTCCTCTGTTTGGAGCGTGGATGTTCTGGAACATGATAGGCAATATATCCACCTTAAAGTCTCCGGTAATAACTGGAGCCCCTGGCTCTTTACAGCTGTTTACGGTAGCGCCCAAAAAGTGACCAGAAGAGCCTTGTGGAACTCACTTGAAACGTATGCTAGCAATGTTAATCTCCCCTGGTGCCTTTTGGGGGATTTTAATGCCATGTTGCATAATCATGAAAAGCCTGGTGGGACGATCAACAATAACCAGAGCGCCTACAAGGAGTTTCAAGAATGTATCTCAACTTGTGGCCTAGTTGATTTGGGTTATTCTGGTTGGCCGTTCACTTGGAAGAAAGGGAATCTTGCGAAAAGACTGGACAGGGGGCTGAGCAACTTGGAGTGGCAAATTGCCTTTCCTGGGGCTTATGTTAAACACCTGCCCATGCTCAAATCAGATCACTCGCCTATCTGTTTGCAACTACATATTGCTATGACACAGAATAGAGGTAGACGGCCGTTTTGTTTTCATGCAGCTTGGATTACCCACCCGGATTTTGGAAATGTTGTTGATACCTCGTGGAATGTCAAGAACTCTTGGGATGAGGGTATTTTAGATTTCAAGAATAAAATCAAGGAGTGGAATAGCTCGGTCTTTGGTAATATTTTCAAACGGAAACACAGAATCCTTAGAAGGCTCCAAGGTATTGCTACTAGTTTGGGGTATTCTCAGGATTCTTTTCTGGAAAAATTGCAAAAAGATCTGTGGTTGGAATGTGAAAACATTCTCATTCAGGAAGAAATTTTATGGTTCCAAAAAGCTAGGTGCAAATGGATCAAGTTTGGAGATCGAAATACGAAATTCTTTCATGGCTCTACAATGATTAGAAGGCGTAGAAATAAAATTACCTCCCTACAAAATGACAACGGTGACTAG